The Candidatus Nanosynbacter sp. HMT-352 region AAGCTTTTCAAGAAACCAAAAATTTAATGGACAGTCGACTGAAAAAATCGCAACGAAAATTGGATCACGTTCGCCGCGAAGTTGAAGCGCGACTGAAGGCAGAAAAGCTGGTTTTCCAGATGGACGGACGCGTTAAGAGCGTTTATAGCTTGTTTAAGAAATTGGACAAAGTTGGCGATATTGATAAGATCTATGATTTGATTGCCCTAAGAATAATTGTCGATGATTTATCGACTGGATATTTGGTTCTGGGGATTTTACATGATATGTATCAGCCGATGTACGAGAGGATTAAGGATTACGTTGCCAATCCAAAGCCAAATGGCTATCAAAGTCTTCACACAACCGTACAAACACCAAGTGGGCAAATTGTTGAATTCCAGATTCGAACCAAAGAAATGCACGAATACGCCGAGCGTGGATTAGCGGCTAGTTTCCATTATAATGAGCAAAAATTGACCGACGCCTATAAAAAAGGAAAAATCGGAACTATGCCAGCCGATTTGTCATGGATTCGCGAGCTTCAAGAAGCCGCCGCTTTAATTAGCGAAGGAAAGCGATTCGACTCCAACAAATTCCGAATGAAGCTGTTTTCTGATAGGATTTTCGTGTACTCACCAAAGGGCGACATTTACGATTTGCCTCGCGGAGCATTTCCCCTGGATTATGCCTACCGAATTCACTCCGACATTGCGGCGCGCGCAAGTGGATTTAAGATCAATGGCGTAATGAAGCCATTCAATTACAAATTACAGCACGGCGACACAATTGAAGTCTTAACAAGCAAGTCCGCTCGTCCAAAACCAGATTGGCGAGACGTCATAATTACGCCACACGCCAAAGATAAATTACGCTTACAATTATCCCACTCAAACGGCATCTTACAACAATTAACTGGCGGCGTTTCCTCGTTCTTCCGACACAAGTAACGCTCGCCAGTCTCTCGGTTTTAATCAATAATCAAACGCGATTTATTTTTCATTCCAACGAGTAATTGACTCGCGGATGATTTGCTTTGCTCTTTCTACGTCGCCGAATCCCTTGACTACTGTTGAGCCAGGCTTCTTCAAATCCTTGTAGTGATTGAAGTGGTGCTCAATTTGCTTCAACAATTGTGGAGGTAGGTCTTCTAGTGAGTTGATTGCGTTGCCAGTGTTTCGGTCGTCGGCTGGCACAACGATAACCTTGTCGTCAACTTCATTGTCGTCAACAAATTCCAACACGCCGATAACTTTTGCTTCCATAAAAATACCGGTTGTCAGCGGTTCGTCGGTGATAATTAGCGCGTCCAATTCGTCGCCATCTTCATCCAAAGTCTGCGGAATGAAACCGTAGTTTGTTGGCTTTGCGAAAATAGCTGGCTCAACACGGTCCAACTGCATCACTGCAAGCTCGCGGTTCCACTCAATTTTATGACTTGATCCCTGTGGAATCTCAACAACTACATTCACGAT contains the following coding sequences:
- a CDS encoding RelA/SpoT family protein gives rise to the protein MTREELLSIAKQKYDEVPVLVLASAIDYATEKHAGQKRKSGEPYINHPLAVAGILIEWGMDIDTVVAGVLHDTVEDTDATLDDLESLFGRDVAFLVDGVTKVSQARAGMRNLDSYLPHTKDNLTKLMIAVGEDVRVIIIKLADRLHNMRTLQFMTPEKQKKIARETIEVFAPLADRLNMGRVRVQLEELSFRYLMPKAFQETKNLMDSRLKKSQRKLDHVRREVEARLKAEKLVFQMDGRVKSVYSLFKKLDKVGDIDKIYDLIALRIIVDDLSTGYLVLGILHDMYQPMYERIKDYVANPKPNGYQSLHTTVQTPSGQIVEFQIRTKEMHEYAERGLAASFHYNEQKLTDAYKKGKIGTMPADLSWIRELQEAAALISEGKRFDSNKFRMKLFSDRIFVYSPKGDIYDLPRGAFPLDYAYRIHSDIAARASGFKINGVMKPFNYKLQHGDTIEVLTSKSARPKPDWRDVIITPHAKDKLRLQLSHSNGILQQLTGGVSSFFRHK
- a CDS encoding inorganic diphosphatase; translated protein: MADFNQILTPGDVENGIVNVVVEIPQGSSHKIEWNRELAVMQLDRVEPAIFAKPTNYGFIPQTLDEDGDELDALIITDEPLTTGIFMEAKVIGVLEFVDDNEVDDKVIVVPADDRNTGNAINSLEDLPPQLLKQIEHHFNHYKDLKKPGSTVVKGFGDVERAKQIIRESITRWNEK